In the Victivallis sp. Marseille-Q1083 genome, one interval contains:
- a CDS encoding 50S ribosomal protein L25 codes for MSTVHEIAVTARSEFGRNASRRARKKGLVPAIIYSKGKEGRAIFLKENEWEVLSKHDFSVVFLNEGDRKTAAVVKEVQINYMKSYVVHIDFQEVDVHAVIHATLAVHPLGVAAGTNRGGVLDQLMHHIEVSGSAMNMPEKLEVNVSGMQIGDTIAVKDIVLPEGITAVSDPEMAVFHVMAQSAEEEAPAAAAEAEAAPAEDKK; via the coding sequence ATGAGCACAGTTCACGAGATTGCGGTGACCGCACGAAGCGAATTCGGCAGGAATGCTTCGCGCCGGGCCCGGAAGAAGGGCCTGGTCCCCGCCATTATTTACAGCAAAGGCAAGGAAGGACGGGCGATCTTTCTGAAGGAGAACGAATGGGAAGTGCTGAGCAAGCATGACTTCTCCGTCGTGTTTCTGAACGAAGGCGACCGGAAGACCGCCGCGGTGGTCAAGGAAGTGCAGATCAATTACATGAAGAGCTATGTCGTGCACATCGATTTCCAGGAAGTCGACGTCCACGCGGTGATCCATGCGACGCTGGCGGTCCATCCGCTGGGCGTGGCGGCCGGAACGAACCGGGGCGGTGTGCTGGATCAGTTGATGCACCACATCGAAGTCAGCGGTTCGGCGATGAATATGCCGGAAAAATTGGAAGTCAACGTCAGCGGCATGCAAATCGGCGATACCATCGCAGTCAAGGATATCGTGCTGCCGGAAGGCATCACGGCGGTTTCCGATCCGGAGATGGCGGTGTTCCACGTGATGGCGCAGAGTGCGGAAGAGGAAGCTCCGGCCGCCGCGGCGGAAGCGGAAGCGGCTCCGGCTGAGGACAAGAAGTAA
- the rpsF gene encoding 30S ribosomal protein S6: MKKYESIFILDIRKVEDEGEAFSKEFAAFIEGLGGRLTEAKAMGRNQFAYEIKKRKGGIYWDFAFELDAVKVIEIKEKYRLDERVLRNMTVADERPEVLRTSLVVEQA; the protein is encoded by the coding sequence TTGAAAAAATATGAATCGATTTTCATTCTGGACATCCGCAAGGTTGAGGATGAAGGAGAGGCGTTCAGCAAGGAATTTGCCGCGTTCATCGAAGGACTCGGCGGCCGGCTGACCGAAGCCAAGGCGATGGGACGCAACCAATTCGCCTATGAGATCAAGAAGCGCAAAGGCGGCATCTACTGGGATTTCGCGTTTGAACTGGACGCGGTCAAAGTGATCGAGATCAAAGAAAAATACCGGTTGGACGAGCGCGTCCTGCGCAATATGACCGTGGCGGACGAGCGTCCGGAGGTGTTGCGTACGTCGCTGGTCGTCGAGCAGGCGTAA
- a CDS encoding type IV pilus twitching motility protein PilT — translation MNIQEALIFTLDRGASDLFITGGKRPYVRQFGTLRPIAEHPVAPAELDAFRRQVLSREAEAEFQRTGGADAACEIDEQHRYRLNFLTAQGQPGLVARPLRSGDGLYFDQLHLPAAVLEKLAAAPRGLILVCGSAGSGKSTTLSALVNYINDHFERHIVMIEDPIEYLHHDKTSLITQREVNTDTSSFSEALKHVVRESPDVIVIGEMRDMATMQTAISAALTGHLVISTIHTADTSLAIERIINYFPEQLRQMVAEDIALALQGVLAQRLIPCADGSGMIPAVEILLGTPLVRHLIARREFNDLDEALKRGKESGMITFNRAIFELVRGRQIALNEALRFVTNREEFELLQRGMESGNDSFRHNFEATEFETAELDMKQLLKAAVGNGASDLLLTVGSQPMLRVNSFLLPLDTNVLRPYETQQLLYSILSPRQRAEFEERREIDFALTIKLKSSRAPADAPAEAYRFRINGFFQRGHVGAALRVIPRRIPTPEDLLIPASVVRFCDKKSGLVLVTGPTGHGKTTTLASLVDCINHKYSYHIVTVEDPIEYVHTHDKSIIEQRELHADTLSFANALKYVLRQDPDVIMVGEMRDAETMAAAITAAETGHLVFATLHTSNAPQSIDRIVDSFPPHQQPQIRIQLAGTLLGVIAQRLIPRQDGNGRVAAFEVMVGTPPIAALIRDGKTSQLASILETSFKDGMITMDKALDELYGKALISRADYDSLRRIYRTVKEY, via the coding sequence ATGAATATTCAGGAAGCTTTGATTTTCACGCTGGACCGCGGTGCTTCGGATTTGTTCATCACCGGCGGCAAACGGCCGTATGTCCGCCAGTTCGGCACGTTGCGCCCGATTGCCGAGCATCCGGTCGCCCCGGCGGAACTGGACGCTTTCCGCCGGCAGGTGCTCAGCCGGGAGGCGGAAGCGGAATTCCAGCGGACCGGCGGCGCCGACGCCGCCTGTGAGATTGACGAGCAGCATCGTTACCGGTTGAATTTCCTGACCGCCCAGGGGCAGCCCGGGTTGGTCGCCCGGCCGCTGCGCAGCGGCGACGGCCTTTATTTCGACCAACTGCATCTGCCGGCGGCGGTGCTGGAAAAACTGGCGGCGGCGCCGCGCGGCCTGATCCTGGTTTGCGGTTCCGCCGGCAGCGGCAAGTCGACGACGTTGAGTGCGCTGGTCAATTATATCAACGACCATTTCGAGCGCCATATCGTCATGATCGAAGATCCGATCGAATATCTTCACCACGACAAGACCAGCTTGATCACCCAGCGGGAGGTCAATACCGACACCAGCAGCTTCAGTGAGGCGCTGAAGCATGTCGTCCGTGAAAGTCCCGATGTCATCGTCATCGGTGAAATGCGCGACATGGCGACGATGCAGACCGCCATCTCGGCGGCGTTGACCGGCCACCTGGTGATCAGCACCATCCACACGGCAGACACGTCGTTGGCGATTGAGCGGATCATCAACTATTTTCCGGAACAGTTGCGGCAGATGGTTGCCGAAGATATCGCGCTGGCGCTGCAGGGCGTCCTGGCGCAGCGGCTGATTCCGTGCGCCGACGGCAGCGGCATGATTCCGGCGGTGGAGATTCTGCTCGGCACGCCGCTGGTGCGCCACCTGATCGCCCGGCGGGAATTCAACGATCTCGACGAGGCGCTGAAACGCGGCAAAGAGTCCGGCATGATCACCTTCAACCGGGCGATTTTCGAATTGGTCCGAGGCCGGCAGATCGCCTTGAACGAGGCGCTGCGCTTCGTGACCAACCGGGAGGAGTTCGAACTGCTGCAGCGCGGCATGGAGAGCGGCAACGACTCTTTCCGTCACAACTTCGAGGCGACGGAATTCGAAACGGCCGAACTGGATATGAAACAGCTGCTGAAAGCGGCGGTCGGCAACGGCGCCAGCGATCTGCTGCTGACGGTCGGCTCCCAGCCGATGCTGCGGGTCAACAGTTTCCTGCTGCCGCTGGATACCAACGTATTGCGCCCCTATGAAACCCAGCAGTTGCTGTACAGCATTCTGTCGCCGCGCCAGCGGGCGGAGTTCGAAGAACGGCGGGAAATCGATTTCGCGCTGACCATCAAACTGAAATCCAGCCGGGCTCCGGCCGACGCGCCGGCCGAGGCGTATCGCTTCCGGATCAACGGCTTTTTCCAGCGCGGCCATGTCGGGGCGGCGCTCCGGGTGATTCCCCGCCGGATTCCGACGCCGGAAGACCTGCTGATTCCCGCCTCGGTGGTCCGTTTCTGCGACAAGAAGAGCGGGCTGGTGCTGGTCACCGGCCCGACCGGCCACGGCAAGACCACGACGCTGGCCAGCCTCGTCGACTGCATCAATCATAAATATTCCTACCACATCGTCACCGTCGAAGATCCGATCGAATATGTCCATACCCACGACAAATCGATCATCGAGCAGCGCGAGCTGCACGCCGACACGCTCAGCTTCGCCAACGCGCTCAAATACGTGCTGCGCCAGGACCCGGATGTCATCATGGTCGGCGAAATGCGCGACGCCGAAACGATGGCGGCGGCGATCACTGCGGCGGAAACCGGCCATCTGGTGTTTGCCACGCTGCATACCAGCAATGCGCCGCAGAGCATCGACCGGATCGTCGATTCCTTTCCGCCGCATCAGCAGCCGCAAATCCGTATTCAGTTGGCCGGCACGCTGCTGGGGGTGATCGCCCAGCGGCTGATTCCGCGGCAGGACGGCAATGGCCGGGTCGCCGCTTTCGAAGTGATGGTCGGCACGCCGCCGATTGCCGCATTGATCCGCGACGGCAAGACCAGCCAGTTGGCTTCCATTCTGGAAACCAGCTTCAAGGACGGCATGATCACGATGGACAAAGCGTTGGATGAACTTTACGGCAAAGCGTTGATTAGCCGTGCCGACTACGACAGTCTGCGCCGGATTTACCGAACCGTCAAGGAGTATTGA
- the rpsR gene encoding 30S ribosomal protein S18, with the protein MLKRSSRRRQAAKPKICRFCEAKVNYIDFKDAETLKKFQTEKGKILPRRITGTCLNHQKMLSMAIKRARIISLVY; encoded by the coding sequence ATGCTGAAGAGAAGTTCACGCAGAAGACAGGCTGCCAAGCCGAAAATTTGCCGTTTTTGTGAAGCGAAAGTCAATTACATCGACTTCAAGGATGCTGAAACATTGAAAAAATTCCAGACGGAAAAAGGCAAAATTCTGCCGCGCCGGATTACCGGAACCTGTCTGAACCACCAGAAGATGCTCAGCATGGCGATCAAGCGGGCCAGAATCATCAGCCTGGTTTATTAA
- the ispF gene encoding 2-C-methyl-D-erythritol 2,4-cyclodiphosphate synthase, with the protein MYRIGQGYDVHRLVSGRKLILCGVEIPHESGLLGHSDADVAAHALMDALLGALALGDIGKFFPDTDERYRGADSLRLLAELLAREPFAAWQIENVDLTIMAQRPKLAGYIDAMRRKLAGVMHLAPDRVSVKATTTEKLGFCGREEGIAASAVALLRRRSDRD; encoded by the coding sequence ATGTACCGCATCGGACAGGGGTATGATGTTCACCGGCTGGTTTCCGGCCGCAAATTGATTTTGTGCGGCGTGGAAATACCGCATGAATCCGGCTTGCTCGGCCACAGTGACGCCGATGTCGCCGCCCATGCGTTGATGGACGCGCTGCTGGGCGCGCTGGCGCTGGGCGACATCGGTAAATTTTTTCCGGACACCGATGAGCGTTACCGCGGCGCCGACAGTCTGCGTCTGCTGGCGGAGCTGTTGGCGCGGGAGCCGTTTGCGGCCTGGCAGATTGAAAATGTCGACCTTACCATCATGGCCCAGCGCCCCAAACTGGCCGGTTACATCGACGCGATGCGCCGGAAGCTGGCCGGGGTCATGCATCTGGCGCCGGACCGGGTGTCGGTCAAAGCGACGACGACGGAAAAACTCGGATTCTGCGGCCGCGAGGAAGGCATTGCCGCCAGTGCGGTTGCCTTGTTGCGGAGAAGGAGCGATCGCGACTGA
- a CDS encoding single-stranded DNA-binding protein, translating into MAASLNKVFLLGNLTRDPELRYTPGGSAVCEFGIAVNRRFVSNNQERDETCFVEIVVWGKPAETCSRFLTKGSQVFIEGRLQYDQWEDRDSGTKRSRLRVVAEQVQFLGGRRGEDGGTAGDYGAGQPPQQPQQYSGGGGGNYRQGGGNGPGGYYQAPPRQNEAPRYNQGGAPAGPGGMPPLPDDAFNVGNDVDDDIPF; encoded by the coding sequence ATGGCGGCCTCGCTTAACAAAGTTTTTTTGCTCGGAAACCTGACCCGTGATCCGGAGTTGCGTTATACGCCCGGCGGGTCGGCTGTTTGTGAATTCGGCATCGCGGTCAACCGCCGTTTCGTGTCGAACAATCAGGAACGCGATGAAACCTGTTTTGTCGAGATTGTCGTCTGGGGCAAGCCGGCGGAGACCTGCAGCCGGTTCCTGACCAAAGGTTCGCAGGTGTTCATCGAAGGCCGGCTGCAATACGACCAGTGGGAGGACCGCGACAGCGGCACCAAACGCAGCCGGCTGCGGGTGGTCGCCGAACAGGTGCAATTCCTGGGCGGACGGCGCGGCGAGGACGGCGGGACGGCCGGCGACTACGGGGCCGGCCAGCCGCCGCAACAGCCGCAGCAGTATTCCGGCGGCGGCGGCGGCAACTACCGGCAGGGCGGCGGCAACGGCCCCGGCGGGTATTATCAGGCGCCGCCGCGACAGAATGAAGCGCCGCGTTACAATCAGGGCGGCGCGCCGGCCGGTCCGGGCGGCATGCCGCCGCTGCCGGACGACGCGTTCAACGTCGGCAATGACGTCGATGACGACATTCCATTTTAA
- the rplI gene encoding 50S ribosomal protein L9 produces MANVRLILLEDVENLGLAGAEVSVAPGYARNYLLPRGLAAKATAGTLRLLAARQEKIQQRRQEELAAAQALAAKLAEVELSIAAQASEDDQLFGSVGARAIAEKLAESGYEVEHQKIKLDEPIKQLGSYDVEIKLHHDVNATVKVWVVRA; encoded by the coding sequence ATGGCTAACGTAAGACTTATTTTGCTCGAAGATGTCGAGAACCTCGGTCTGGCCGGCGCGGAAGTGTCGGTGGCGCCGGGTTATGCCCGCAACTATCTGCTGCCGCGCGGCCTGGCTGCCAAAGCCACCGCCGGCACGCTGCGCCTGCTGGCGGCCCGTCAGGAAAAGATCCAGCAGCGCCGCCAGGAAGAGCTGGCCGCCGCCCAGGCGCTGGCCGCCAAACTGGCCGAGGTGGAGCTTTCCATCGCGGCGCAGGCTTCCGAAGACGATCAGTTGTTCGGTTCGGTAGGCGCCCGCGCCATCGCCGAAAAATTGGCGGAGAGCGGTTATGAAGTGGAACATCAGAAAATCAAATTGGATGAGCCGATCAAGCAGCTCGGCAGTTATGATGTCGAAATCAAATTGCATCATGACGTCAATGCCACCGTCAAAGTCTGGGTTGTCCGTGCCTGA
- a CDS encoding ribose-phosphate pyrophosphokinase, with the protein MEAATHICVYSGSANPALSQAIADYLGISLGKVNLTKFPDGEIFVQFGENVRLADVFIIQPTCSPPNENLMELLIMIDAAKRASAARITAVLPFFGYARQDRKDKPRVPITAKLVANLLTVAGASRVLSMDFHSQQIQGFFDIPVDHLYARPALVPYLKTILGPDPVVVAPDSGSAKMAMYYCDMLHGGFAIVAKRRLSATSVASSHLVGEVKDKVCVITDDLTSTAGTLCAAANLLKQNGAAKVYCAISHCMLSEEGKKRILETPAIEQLICTDAVPFDDDLGGKVKVVSVAPLLGEAIQRIHEGKSVSSLFYTKD; encoded by the coding sequence ATGGAAGCAGCAACACACATTTGCGTCTACTCCGGATCGGCCAATCCGGCGTTGTCGCAGGCGATTGCCGATTACCTGGGCATTTCGCTCGGCAAAGTCAATCTGACCAAATTTCCTGATGGCGAGATTTTCGTGCAGTTCGGTGAAAACGTCCGGCTCGCCGATGTCTTCATCATTCAGCCGACCTGTTCGCCGCCGAATGAGAATCTGATGGAATTGCTGATCATGATCGACGCGGCGAAACGCGCTTCCGCCGCCCGGATCACCGCCGTGCTGCCGTTTTTCGGCTATGCGCGCCAAGACCGCAAAGACAAGCCGAGAGTGCCGATCACCGCCAAGCTGGTCGCCAATTTGTTGACGGTTGCCGGCGCCAGCCGGGTTCTCTCGATGGATTTCCATTCCCAGCAGATCCAGGGATTTTTCGATATCCCGGTGGATCATCTCTATGCCCGCCCGGCGCTGGTGCCGTATCTGAAGACCATCCTCGGTCCGGATCCGGTCGTCGTCGCGCCGGACTCCGGCAGCGCCAAGATGGCGATGTACTATTGCGACATGCTCCACGGCGGCTTCGCCATCGTCGCCAAGCGCCGTTTGAGCGCCACCAGCGTCGCCAGTTCGCATCTGGTCGGCGAAGTCAAGGACAAAGTCTGCGTGATCACCGACGATTTGACTTCCACCGCCGGTACGCTTTGCGCGGCGGCCAATTTGCTGAAGCAGAACGGCGCGGCCAAAGTGTATTGCGCCATTTCGCATTGCATGCTCAGCGAGGAAGGCAAAAAGCGGATTCTGGAAACGCCGGCGATCGAGCAACTGATCTGCACCGATGCGGTGCCGTTTGACGACGATCTCGGCGGCAAAGTCAAAGTCGTCAGCGTCGCGCCATTGCTCGGCGAGGCGATCCAACGGATTCACGAGGGCAAATCGGTTTCGTCGCTGTTCTATACCAAGGATTGA
- a CDS encoding iron ABC transporter permease produces the protein MKSTNFRIGLVLSGLTVVAFAAGLSLGSGGLAVFDRDNPLAPILLKLRLCRTLTAFIVGGALSVAGLIYQAVLRNPLAEPFVLGVSGGAGLAAVAAVWSGLTLTMVWALPAAALGGALLALAVVWLIAGREPPEFSNNALLAGVIVSSLASSGIMFFISTLGMRELNSITWWLLGNLQGGNWPLLWFGGTTVIILAALLTWYGRAVDLLTLGSELAHNFGLPPRRASCLLLLAASLLAAVTVAMAGIIGFIGLIVPHILRRLFGVEHRLLIPAGMAGGGAFLIFCDTLARLAYPAQELPVGVITALLGGPFFIWLLRRGRQ, from the coding sequence ATGAAATCGACCAATTTCCGGATCGGTCTGGTGTTGTCGGGCCTGACGGTCGTCGCGTTTGCGGCCGGCTTGAGTTTGGGCTCCGGAGGGCTGGCCGTCTTCGACCGGGACAATCCGCTGGCCCCGATCCTGTTGAAATTGCGGCTGTGCCGGACGCTAACGGCCTTCATCGTCGGCGGCGCTTTGAGCGTGGCCGGGTTGATTTACCAGGCGGTGTTGCGCAATCCGCTGGCCGAACCGTTCGTTCTGGGAGTGTCCGGCGGCGCCGGGCTGGCGGCGGTGGCGGCGGTCTGGAGCGGACTGACGTTGACGATGGTCTGGGCGCTGCCGGCGGCGGCGCTGGGGGGGGCGCTGCTGGCGCTGGCGGTCGTCTGGCTGATTGCCGGCAGAGAACCGCCGGAATTTTCCAACAACGCGCTGCTGGCCGGCGTCATCGTCAGTTCGCTGGCCTCCAGCGGCATCATGTTTTTCATCAGCACGCTGGGCATGCGGGAACTCAACAGCATCACCTGGTGGCTGCTGGGCAATCTGCAGGGCGGCAACTGGCCGCTGCTGTGGTTCGGCGGAACGACCGTAATCATTTTAGCCGCGCTGCTGACCTGGTACGGACGGGCGGTCGACCTGCTGACGCTCGGCAGCGAGTTGGCCCATAATTTCGGCCTGCCGCCGCGCCGGGCCAGTTGCCTGCTGCTGCTGGCCGCTTCGCTGCTGGCGGCGGTAACGGTGGCGATGGCCGGCATCATCGGTTTTATCGGTTTGATCGTGCCGCACATCCTGCGCCGTCTGTTCGGCGTCGAACACCGTCTGCTGATTCCGGCCGGAATGGCGGGCGGCGGCGCTTTTCTGATCTTTTGCGATACGCTGGCCCGGCTGGCCTATCCGGCCCAGGAACTGCCGGTCGGCGTTATCACCGCATTGCTGGGCGGACCGTTTTTCATCTGGCTGCTGCGGCGCGGCAGACAGTAA
- the pth gene encoding aminoacyl-tRNA hydrolase — MQTANPIRLVVGLGNPGGEYAATRHNIGFMALDALLAALPGSFEKRHGLNSFYWQGRFRGRNLYLQQPQTYMNLSGVAVRQLVNSANIMPEEILVVHDDLDLELGRIRLRRGGSSGGHRGIESMLEELSGGGFNRLRLGIGRDGHTAVPDYVLSPFGVEEQPLLKLVLETATEAAVCALARGVGAAMNEFNGRDLAAELAAKHSV, encoded by the coding sequence ATGCAGACAGCGAATCCGATCCGGCTGGTGGTGGGGCTGGGCAATCCCGGCGGAGAATATGCCGCCACCAGGCACAACATCGGATTTATGGCGCTGGATGCGCTGTTGGCCGCACTTCCCGGCAGCTTCGAGAAGAGGCACGGCCTGAACAGTTTCTACTGGCAGGGACGGTTCCGGGGACGCAATTTGTATTTGCAGCAGCCGCAGACCTATATGAATTTGAGCGGTGTGGCGGTGCGGCAATTGGTGAACAGCGCCAATATCATGCCGGAAGAAATTCTGGTGGTGCATGACGATCTGGACCTGGAGCTGGGGCGGATCCGACTGCGGCGCGGCGGTTCGTCCGGCGGTCATCGCGGGATCGAATCGATGTTGGAGGAATTGAGCGGCGGCGGGTTCAACCGACTTCGGCTGGGGATCGGCCGGGACGGTCATACGGCAGTGCCCGACTATGTGCTGTCTCCCTTCGGGGTTGAGGAGCAGCCGCTGCTCAAACTGGTCCTGGAGACGGCGACCGAAGCGGCAGTGTGCGCGCTGGCGCGCGGCGTCGGAGCGGCGATGAATGAATTCAACGGCCGCGATCTGGCCGCCGAACTGGCGGCGAAGCATTCTGTATAA
- a CDS encoding DUF975 family protein — MARTILQPVRSYWEFFRRAGATLRTHWLKAFFFMLFSVFIFGLAFSVFWNPFFHGKWFGGGFWTLVSPLLTVGFYRFFICLDRDQPAGAGSLFFGFRRIGTILGATLLIGLIVVIGFILFIIPGIVFGLNYAMTFCILADDKPMTVLQAMRKSKEMMYGHRWQLIVLSAFLLFILLLFIFLMAAGLILFGILQMISLFVLFFILFFLGSMLFFYAFSGMLYVSFYHAIRPDDHNQPDDVPYRGMRIFPTVLLCLLTFLVGTAQRLGVDDSSGVTSVQQLRNAELARIRDVIQKESSTLHRYPTEAELTALFGQNWQTYDVTLLLSEQIVYLGDLIPEDAPGVAQNAPLLISYRKIGDKTLLLVFPSGGRMSQYEFSNGGPAAVVDCLEYDFQCTPAMLQRVREQLTGAAAAGVPAVPPPSEQPEEKAQ; from the coding sequence ATGGCTCGAACAATCTTACAACCGGTCAGAAGCTATTGGGAATTTTTCCGACGGGCGGGAGCCACCTTGCGAACGCATTGGCTGAAAGCATTCTTTTTTATGTTGTTCAGCGTTTTTATTTTCGGTTTGGCCTTTTCTGTATTCTGGAATCCCTTTTTTCATGGCAAATGGTTCGGCGGCGGCTTCTGGACGCTGGTCTCTCCTCTGTTGACGGTTGGCTTTTATCGTTTTTTCATCTGCCTGGACCGCGATCAGCCGGCTGGAGCCGGCAGTTTATTTTTCGGGTTCCGCCGGATCGGCACCATCCTGGGGGCTACTCTGCTTATCGGATTGATTGTGGTTATCGGCTTTATTCTGTTCATCATTCCGGGGATTGTCTTCGGCTTGAATTATGCGATGACCTTTTGCATCCTTGCCGACGACAAACCGATGACTGTTCTTCAGGCCATGCGCAAAAGCAAAGAGATGATGTACGGGCACCGCTGGCAGTTGATCGTATTAAGTGCGTTTCTGCTGTTTATTCTCCTGCTGTTTATTTTCCTGATGGCAGCCGGACTGATCCTGTTTGGGATTCTGCAGATGATTTCACTTTTTGTCTTGTTCTTCATACTGTTCTTCCTGGGAAGCATGTTGTTCTTTTATGCTTTTTCGGGGATGCTTTATGTTTCGTTCTATCATGCGATCCGGCCGGATGACCACAATCAGCCCGACGACGTTCCCTATCGCGGTATGAGAATCTTTCCGACGGTGCTGCTTTGCCTTTTGACCTTTCTGGTCGGCACAGCGCAACGGCTTGGGGTCGACGATTCTTCCGGGGTGACGAGCGTGCAGCAGTTGCGGAATGCCGAACTGGCTCGAATCAGAGACGTCATCCAGAAAGAATCATCCACTCTCCACCGTTATCCCACCGAAGCGGAATTAACCGCCTTATTCGGTCAAAACTGGCAGACCTACGATGTCACGCTGCTGCTGAGCGAACAAATTGTCTATCTGGGGGATTTAATTCCGGAAGATGCCCCGGGCGTCGCCCAAAATGCTCCCCTGCTGATCAGTTACCGAAAAATCGGCGATAAAACTCTGTTGCTGGTATTTCCCAGCGGCGGAAGGATGAGCCAATATGAATTTTCCAATGGCGGCCCCGCAGCGGTCGTCGACTGTTTGGAATATGATTTCCAGTGCACGCCGGCGATGCTCCAACGGGTTCGCGAGCAGTTGACGGGAGCTGCTGCTGCCGGCGTACCGGCCGTTCCGCCGCCATCTGAGCAGCCGGAGGAAAAGGCGCAATGA
- the panD gene encoding aspartate 1-decarboxylase: MQKIMLSGKIHTARLTACELDYEGSLEIDPLLLAEANILPYEKILVVNRNNGERLETYAIPGPPGSRRFCLNGPAAHKGAVGDVVTIMAFSVCTPEEARALKPRVIILNDKNEIIERKGNLNS; encoded by the coding sequence ATGCAGAAAATCATGTTGTCGGGCAAAATCCACACCGCGCGGCTGACCGCCTGCGAGCTGGATTATGAAGGCAGTCTTGAAATTGATCCGCTGCTGCTGGCGGAAGCCAATATCCTGCCCTATGAAAAAATCCTGGTCGTCAACCGCAACAACGGTGAACGGCTGGAAACTTACGCCATTCCCGGTCCGCCGGGCAGCCGGCGTTTTTGTTTGAACGGGCCGGCCGCCCACAAGGGCGCGGTCGGCGATGTCGTCACCATCATGGCTTTTTCGGTTTGTACGCCGGAAGAAGCCAGGGCGCTCAAGCCGCGGGTGATCATTTTGAATGACAAGAATGAGATCATCGAGCGCAAAGGCAATCTCAATTCGTAA